A stretch of the Clostridiales bacterium genome encodes the following:
- the gnpA gene encoding 1,3-beta-galactosyl-N-acetylhexosamine phosphorylase, which translates to MKAERRGDFTLPGEAGYEKLTLELAEKWGADVIRDSDGTKLSPEITAAGYRIYSTICIIREHNGFAEAHPDAQQQTFLCSDAEVAEGDTVRIEPLKGYFEEQFTINDSADAMEYWQVYDRTADCPVPREKWQWDGKAVTVTGCAKWHRYTVSFLCWRIWEEINMYNHTTNHWTSEHLRQLDPRHPEAWAFLQEWLDTWCRNNPQTDVVRLTSLFYNFVWIFGSDMRRRTRFSDWASYDFTVSPAALRAFRDEYGYALTAEDFIQKGHLQAAHRPPTPAKRDYMDFISRFVAEKAKVLVDIIHRYGKKAYVFCDDSWVGMEPYGKYFPSVGFDGFIKCVFSGFECRFCAGTDVPVHELRFHPYLFPVGLGGLPTFSEGGKPELDALRYWMHVRRALVRQCVDRIGFGGYLHLTQGFPAFTETVTEMADEFRTIKALHAQGAPAVLPVRVAVLHGWGALRPWTLSGHFHETDGNILIHLNEALSGLPVDVRFICFEDVKNGALRDADVVINAGRAGDVWSGGDAWKDPELISELTRFVYEGGALIGAGEPSAVRGGEYCLALAPVLGVDIDDGTWACHGAWEFAEEKAPFPVADEALAVKPGVRLTDPETSVFRVKDGSPQLTVHRFGRGKAAYLSGFTYSPEAARMLLDLLLYLTGTDGTAAAICGSPEAEAAWFPESKTLVVMNNAETAVRTRVTWPGGSTEMTLNPMETRITEG; encoded by the coding sequence ATGAAAGCTGAGAGGCGCGGGGATTTCACCCTTCCGGGCGAAGCAGGCTATGAGAAGCTGACCCTGGAACTTGCGGAAAAATGGGGCGCCGACGTCATCCGCGACAGCGACGGCACCAAGCTCTCTCCCGAAATTACGGCAGCCGGCTACCGGATCTACTCCACGATCTGCATCATCCGCGAGCACAACGGGTTTGCGGAGGCCCATCCCGACGCGCAGCAGCAGACGTTCCTCTGCTCCGACGCGGAGGTGGCGGAAGGGGATACCGTGCGGATTGAGCCGCTGAAGGGCTATTTTGAGGAACAGTTCACCATCAACGACAGTGCGGACGCCATGGAATACTGGCAGGTCTATGACCGGACGGCGGACTGCCCGGTGCCGCGGGAGAAGTGGCAGTGGGACGGAAAAGCCGTGACGGTGACAGGCTGCGCGAAATGGCACCGTTACACGGTCTCCTTCCTGTGCTGGCGCATCTGGGAAGAGATCAACATGTACAACCACACCACGAACCACTGGACCAGCGAGCACCTGCGGCAGCTGGATCCGCGGCATCCGGAAGCCTGGGCCTTCCTGCAGGAATGGCTGGACACCTGGTGCCGGAACAATCCGCAGACGGACGTCGTGCGGCTGACGTCCCTGTTCTACAACTTTGTATGGATTTTCGGCAGCGATATGCGCCGGAGGACCCGGTTCTCCGACTGGGCCAGCTATGATTTTACGGTCAGCCCCGCCGCCCTGCGGGCATTCCGTGACGAATACGGATACGCGCTGACCGCGGAGGATTTCATCCAGAAAGGGCACCTGCAGGCCGCGCACCGGCCGCCGACGCCCGCGAAACGGGACTACATGGACTTTATCTCCCGCTTTGTGGCGGAAAAGGCCAAGGTGCTGGTGGATATCATCCACCGCTACGGCAAGAAAGCGTACGTCTTCTGTGACGACAGCTGGGTCGGCATGGAGCCGTACGGAAAGTATTTCCCGTCCGTCGGGTTTGACGGATTCATCAAATGCGTATTTTCCGGGTTTGAGTGCCGCTTCTGCGCGGGAACCGACGTTCCGGTGCACGAGCTGCGCTTCCACCCGTATTTATTCCCGGTGGGCCTCGGCGGACTGCCCACCTTCTCGGAAGGCGGAAAGCCGGAGCTGGACGCCCTCCGCTACTGGATGCATGTCCGCCGCGCACTGGTGCGCCAGTGCGTGGACCGGATCGGCTTCGGCGGATACCTGCACCTGACGCAGGGATTCCCGGCGTTTACCGAGACCGTAACCGAAATGGCCGATGAGTTCCGGACGATCAAGGCGCTGCACGCGCAGGGAGCGCCGGCGGTGCTGCCGGTCCGCGTGGCCGTGCTCCACGGATGGGGCGCGCTGCGGCCCTGGACGCTGTCCGGCCACTTCCACGAGACGGACGGCAACATCCTGATCCACCTGAACGAGGCGCTGTCCGGCCTGCCGGTGGACGTTCGGTTTATCTGCTTTGAGGATGTGAAGAACGGCGCGCTGCGCGACGCGGACGTGGTGATCAACGCGGGCCGCGCGGGCGACGTATGGAGTGGCGGGGACGCCTGGAAGGATCCGGAGCTGATATCTGAGCTGACCCGCTTCGTATATGAAGGCGGCGCACTGATCGGCGCCGGGGAACCCTCCGCGGTCCGCGGCGGGGAATACTGCCTGGCGCTGGCGCCGGTGCTGGGCGTTGATATTGACGACGGAACGTGGGCCTGCCACGGGGCCTGGGAGTTTGCGGAAGAGAAAGCGCCCTTCCCGGTGGCGGACGAAGCACTGGCCGTGAAACCCGGGGTACGGCTGACCGATCCGGAAACAAGCGTGTTCCGGGTGAAGGACGGCAGCCCGCAGCTGACGGTTCACCGCTTCGGCCGCGGCAAAGCCGCGTACCTGTCCGGGTTCACCTACAGCCCGGAGGCGGCGCGGATGCTGCTGGACCTGCTGCTATACCTGACCGGAACGGACGGGACGGCCGCGGCGATCTGCGGAAGCCCGGAGGCGGAAGCCGCCTGGTTCCCGGAAAGCAAAACGCTGGTCGTGATGAACAATGCGGAAACCGCCGTGCGGACGCGGGTTACCTGGCCCGGCGGCAGCACGGAAATGACCCTGAACCCGATGGAAACACGGATTACGGAGGGATGA
- a CDS encoding sugar ABC transporter permease, which yields MSSKAAERRAVHGTGKQYWRRLGSEVKRDRWLYLLLLPGLIYFIVFKYLPMFGIVIAFENYVPFSGVLGSQWVGLKWFQYFFKFPAWINYLKNTLVLSVMNLVFYFPAPIILALLLNEMRNVHYKKTLQTMLYVPHFISIVIVVSITFVMFGTSGIIYKLTEKVLGHTIPYMGSPDTFRWMIIGQTIWKETGWGTIIFLAALTNVDTQLYEAAMVDGAGRFRRLWHITLPAIRSTIVLMLILRMGSMLDTGYDHLILMANPLNRSASQTLDVFVYQQGIQQGQFSYASAIGLMKAVVSVTLVVTSNKIAHLLGEQGLY from the coding sequence GTGAGCTCCAAAGCAGCTGAACGAAGAGCCGTGCACGGGACCGGGAAGCAATACTGGCGGCGCCTCGGCAGCGAAGTGAAGCGGGACAGGTGGCTGTACCTGCTGCTGCTTCCGGGTCTGATCTACTTTATCGTGTTCAAGTACCTGCCCATGTTCGGCATCGTCATCGCCTTCGAGAACTACGTGCCGTTCTCCGGCGTACTCGGAAGCCAGTGGGTGGGACTGAAATGGTTCCAGTATTTCTTCAAGTTCCCGGCATGGATCAACTACCTGAAGAATACGCTGGTCCTGAGCGTGATGAACCTGGTTTTCTACTTCCCGGCGCCGATTATCCTGGCGCTGCTGCTGAATGAAATGCGGAATGTGCACTACAAGAAGACACTGCAGACCATGCTGTACGTGCCGCACTTCATCTCCATCGTGATCGTGGTGTCGATCACCTTCGTGATGTTCGGCACCTCCGGCATCATCTACAAGCTGACCGAAAAGGTGCTGGGGCATACGATTCCCTACATGGGCAGCCCGGACACCTTCCGCTGGATGATCATCGGCCAGACGATCTGGAAGGAAACCGGGTGGGGCACCATCATCTTCCTGGCTGCCCTGACCAACGTGGATACCCAGCTGTACGAAGCCGCCATGGTGGACGGCGCAGGGCGGTTCCGCCGCCTGTGGCACATCACCCTGCCGGCCATCCGCTCTACAATCGTGCTGATGCTGATCCTGCGGATGGGCAGCATGCTGGATACCGGCTATGACCACCTGATCCTGATGGCCAACCCGCTGAACCGATCCGCCAGCCAGACACTGGACGTGTTCGTGTACCAGCAGGGTATCCAGCAGGGCCAGTTCAGCTACGCTTCAGCCATCGGCCTGATGAAGGCGGTCGTGAGCGTGACGCTGGTGGTTACCTCCAACAAGATCGCGCACCTGCTCGGCGAGCAGGGGCTGTACTGA
- a CDS encoding carbohydrate ABC transporter permease, whose protein sequence is MKISTGPVGQNATFGSRLFDIANYLIVTIIALTTIFPFIYIIGASFATEYEIATRPMFIIPQNASTAAYEYIFSSNKILRGFGNSIFITVCGTAINLFFTVTMAYALSKTRLRGRNFFLNMVIISMFFSGGMIPGYIVVANILNLKNTYWSVLLPGAISAYNMMIVKNFFQGIPQELEESASMDGCTDMGVLWKIVLPLSLPVLATFGLFYAVGHWNAYFGAMIYMKTAKEKWPLQVLLRELIILSSGTAGDMNNLDPEFVQPPEQSVKMAVIVVSTVPIMMVYPFLQKYFVKGVMVGALKG, encoded by the coding sequence ATGAAGATCTCCACCGGCCCGGTCGGCCAGAACGCCACCTTCGGAAGCCGGCTCTTCGACATCGCGAACTACCTGATTGTAACCATCATCGCGCTGACGACGATCTTCCCGTTCATCTATATCATCGGCGCATCGTTCGCAACGGAGTATGAAATCGCCACCCGGCCGATGTTCATCATTCCCCAGAACGCGAGTACCGCTGCCTATGAGTACATCTTCTCCTCGAACAAGATCCTCCGCGGCTTCGGCAACTCCATCTTCATCACGGTCTGCGGTACGGCGATCAACCTGTTCTTCACCGTGACCATGGCGTACGCCCTGTCCAAGACGCGGCTGCGCGGCCGGAACTTCTTCCTGAACATGGTCATCATCTCGATGTTCTTCTCCGGCGGCATGATCCCGGGATACATCGTGGTGGCCAATATCCTGAACCTGAAGAACACCTACTGGTCCGTGCTGCTGCCCGGCGCGATCAGCGCGTACAACATGATGATCGTGAAGAACTTCTTCCAGGGCATCCCGCAGGAGCTGGAGGAATCCGCCTCCATGGACGGGTGTACGGACATGGGCGTCCTCTGGAAGATTGTGCTTCCGCTGTCCCTGCCGGTGCTGGCGACCTTCGGCCTGTTCTACGCGGTGGGCCACTGGAACGCCTACTTCGGCGCCATGATCTATATGAAGACCGCCAAGGAGAAGTGGCCGCTGCAGGTGCTGCTGCGTGAACTGATCATCCTGTCCAGCGGTACGGCCGGCGACATGAACAACCTGGATCCCGAGTTCGTCCAGCCGCCGGAACAGTCCGTGAAGATGGCGGTGATCGTGGTCTCCACCGTTCCGATCATGATGGTTTACCCCTTCCTGCAGAAGTACTTCGTGAAGGGCGTAATGGTCGGTGCTCTCAAAGGATAA
- a CDS encoding glycoside hydrolase family 88 protein yields the protein MKYSEIAAKVLGMLQRADGNDPSRGHLTMNNWEWPTGVALYGIYKTYQQDGNKETLDYLLGWYDDFLSREEKPHRNVNTVAPVLTLTCLYDETKNEKYLPVIESWIDWVMKEMPRTEYGGLQHCTVWNKHYQQLWCDTLFMVCLFLAKAGVVLERPELIEEAEYQFLIHIRYLQNKVNGLFYHGWTFDRRHNFAEAFWARGNAWFTAAAIELYDITKRDNAAMRMIRSAWLDQVLALWKYQRVNGLYTTLINVEETYCETSATAAIAYGVLKGIRLGWLPQEPYQDMGMLSAGAVLDQIDETGAVQGVSGGTGMGHNLQHYKDIIVTPTAYGQGLTFLMLTELMIRDTRRD from the coding sequence ATGAAATACAGTGAAATCGCGGCGAAAGTTCTGGGAATGCTGCAGCGGGCGGACGGGAATGACCCGTCCCGCGGGCACCTGACGATGAACAACTGGGAGTGGCCGACCGGCGTGGCGCTGTACGGCATATACAAGACCTACCAGCAGGACGGAAATAAAGAAACGCTGGATTACCTGCTGGGCTGGTATGACGATTTCCTCTCCCGGGAAGAGAAGCCGCACCGCAACGTGAACACCGTTGCCCCGGTGCTGACGCTGACCTGCCTGTATGACGAGACAAAAAACGAAAAGTACCTGCCGGTGATCGAAAGCTGGATCGACTGGGTGATGAAGGAAATGCCCCGCACGGAGTACGGCGGGCTGCAGCACTGCACGGTGTGGAACAAGCATTACCAGCAGCTGTGGTGCGACACGCTGTTCATGGTGTGCCTGTTCCTGGCCAAGGCCGGCGTGGTGCTGGAGCGGCCGGAACTGATTGAGGAAGCGGAGTACCAGTTCCTGATCCACATCCGCTACCTGCAGAACAAGGTGAACGGCCTGTTCTACCACGGATGGACGTTCGACCGGCGGCACAATTTCGCAGAGGCCTTCTGGGCCCGCGGCAACGCCTGGTTCACGGCGGCCGCGATTGAACTGTACGATATCACGAAACGCGACAACGCCGCGATGCGGATGATCCGCTCCGCCTGGCTGGACCAGGTGCTGGCGCTGTGGAAATACCAGCGGGTGAACGGCCTGTACACGACGCTGATCAACGTGGAGGAAACCTACTGCGAGACCAGCGCCACCGCGGCCATCGCCTACGGCGTGCTGAAGGGAATCCGGCTGGGCTGGCTGCCCCAGGAACCCTACCAGGATATGGGCATGCTGAGCGCGGGCGCCGTGCTGGACCAGATTGACGAAACCGGCGCGGTGCAGGGCGTCTCCGGCGGAACCGGAATGGGACACAACCTGCAGCATTACAAGGACATCATCGTAACGCCGACGGCGTACGGCCAGGGACTCACGTTCCTGATGCTGACCGAACTGATGATCCGGGATACCAGACGGGATTGA
- a CDS encoding L-rhamnose mutarotase encodes MERFAWKGRIKPGMQAEYKRRHDEIWPEMLALLKQAGIRNYSIWSDGSEVFGYYECEQGVAFAEKTQAGSPVVDCWNDYMQDVLELEMDPETGAQPKLRQMFLME; translated from the coding sequence ATGGAGAGATTTGCCTGGAAGGGACGGATCAAACCGGGAATGCAGGCGGAATACAAACGCCGTCATGACGAGATCTGGCCGGAAATGCTGGCGCTGCTGAAGCAGGCGGGCATCCGGAACTACAGCATCTGGAGCGACGGATCGGAAGTGTTCGGCTACTACGAATGCGAACAGGGCGTTGCCTTCGCGGAGAAGACCCAGGCCGGAAGCCCGGTGGTGGACTGCTGGAACGATTACATGCAGGACGTGCTGGAGCTGGAAATGGACCCGGAAACCGGCGCCCAGCCGAAGCTCCGGCAGATGTTCCTGATGGAATAA